A window of the Cicer arietinum cultivar CDC Frontier isolate Library 1 chromosome 6, Cicar.CDCFrontier_v2.0, whole genome shotgun sequence genome harbors these coding sequences:
- the LOC101512228 gene encoding 3'(2'),5'-bisphosphate nucleotidase 1: MGTQTRWLGARATAIRVGSDWNCYESTTTTRTRRSFSLCCRWSPLTTLASSMPYEKELAAAKKAATLAARLCQKVQKALLQSDVHSKSDKSPVTVADYGSQVLVSLILERELPSELFSLVAEEDSGDLRKESGQDTLKCITELVNNTLANEGSHSFSTLTTDDVLKAIDNGKSEGGPVGRHWVLDPIDGTKGFVRGDQYAIALALLHEGKVVLGVLACPNLPLATIGRNQQNSSSNEVGCVFFAKVGDGTYMQALDGSTQTRVNVSAVDNPEEASFFESYEAAHSSHDLSSTIAEKLGVKAPPVRIDSQAKYGALSRGDGAIYLRFPHKGYREKIWDHAAGCIVVSEAGGIVSDAAGNPLDFSKGKFLDVDTGIIVTNQNLMPSLLRAVKESLNEKASSL, from the exons ATGGGGACACAGACACGTTGGTTGGGAGCAAGAGCAACAGCAATAAGGGTTGGAAGTGATTGGAATTGTTACGAATCCACTACCACAACTAGAACTCGAAGATCGTTTTCTCTCTGTTGTCGTTGGTCGCCATTAACGACCTTAGCTTCTTCAATGCCTTACGAAAAGGAACTCGCTGCTGCTAAGAAAGCTGCCACTCTCGCTGCTCGTCTCTGCCAG AAAGTGCAAAAGGCTCTTTTGCAGTCTGATGTACACTCTAAATCAGACAAAAGTCCCGTCACTGTTGCTGATTATG GTTCACAAGTCTTGGTCAGCTTGATACTTGAGAGAGAGCTTCCTTCTGAACTGTTTTCCTTAGTTGCTGAGGAG GATTCAGGGGATCTTCGTAAGGAAAGTGGCCAGGATACACTGAAGTGCATTACAGAACTTGTCAACAATACTCTAGCTAATGAAGGATCACATAGCTTTTCTACTTTAACAACAGATGATGTGCTCAAGGCCATTGATAATGGAAAGTCTGAAGGTGGTCCTGTTGGTCGGCACTGGGTTTTGGATCCAATAGATGGTACTAAAgg GTTTGTAAGAGGAGACCAATATGCCATAGCATTAGCTCTGCTGCATGAAGGGAAAGTTGTATTGGGGGTCTTGGCTTGTCCAAATCTTCCACTGGCGACCATTGGCCGCAATCAgcagaattcttcttctaatgaAGTTGGTTGTGTTTTCTTTGCTAAAGTTGGTGATGGAACATATATGCAGGCATTGGACGGTTCTACACAAACTAGG GTGAATGTCAGTGCTGTTGATAATCCAGAAGAAGCGTCATTTTTTGAATCTTATGAAGCAGCACACTCCTCACATGACTTGTCTAGCACTATTGCAGAA AAACTCGGCGTCAAAGCACCGCCAGTCAGAATTGACAGCCAAGCAAAATATGGAGCGCTTTCCAGAGGAGATGGGGCTATATACTTGCGTTTCCCCCACAAAGGTTACCGTGAAAAAATATGGGATCACGCTGCTGGCTGTATTGTTGTGAGCG AAGCTGGAGGTATTGTCTCAGATGCTGCAGGGAACCCTTTGGACTTCTCAAAAGGAAAGTTTCTTGATGTTGATACTGGTATTATTGTTACAAACCAGAACTTGATGCCTTCACTTTTAAGAGCAGTTAAAGAATCACTGAATGAGAAAGCATCATCCTTGTGA